A stretch of DNA from bacterium:
CGCGGCGATCCGGGCGTTGGGTCGCGCCGGGATCGCCGCGATCGTCGAGCGCTGCTGCGCACACGCCGCGGAATTGGTGGCCGCGATCGGCGGACTGCCTGGCGCCGAGGTCGTGGCCGCGCCAGTGATCAATCAGGGCTTGGTGCGGTTTCTCGACCCGGACGGCGACCACGACCGCGCGACCGACGCCGTGATCCGCCGCATTCAGGCCGGCGGCGAGGTTTGGTTCGGCGGCGCAACCTGGCGGGGCATGCGCGTGATGCGGGTCTCGGTCTGCAACTGGTCGACCACCGCGGAGGATCTGGACCGGGCGGTAGCCTGCGTCTGGACGGCGCTCGCAGAAAGCTAGGGCGCCAGCCTCGCATCCATTTACATCACTTCACGCGCGCGTAGCACAGGCAGTCCCGGGGCTCGGCGCCGGCGTTCGGGTGTACCGTCCAGCGGCGCAAGACGCCTTCTTGTCGGAATCCGGCCTTCTGAAGCACCCGGGCGCTCGCCCGATTGTCCACGTCGCAGACTGCCCAGACCCGGTAGATCCGGGGCTGGTCCAGGAGCCACGCCGCAACGGCCTGCACAGCCTCGGTCATGTATCCGTGATTCCAGTACGCTCGGCCGAGCACGTATCCAAGTTCGATGCCGTGCGGTCCCGGACGGACATCGAGCATGCCAACAGGCGACCCGTTGCCTGTAAGCGTCAGCACCCACGCCATGCCGTTTCCCGACTCGCGAACCGTCTGGCAGCGGCGGAGAAATTCGTACACCGTGTCAACGGAATCGTGCGGGCCCCACGTCAGATACCTGACGACGTCCGGATCGCGCGCCCACCGCTCGAAGATCGCCGGCCCATCGCCCATGGTCGGCGCGCGCAGCATGAGGCGCGCAGTCTCGAGGCCATCGGGAAGGCTCACCTTCATCACTGGCGCGACACCGGTGAGGTGCACCCTCATAGGGCAATTATAGATTTTTCCGGAGGCGAAGGGGGCCCGCGTCGCCGCTCCGGCAAATCGTGAGATCCGGCACCAAGCGGGTGCCGTTTCGGTCCGAATTCTAGACTGTATAATCACCGTTATGTGAAGTAAGCGGCTATTGTCCGTCCCTTCGAGGGGCGGGCTGTTTGGCGGCCGTGTTGTAGGTTAGATAACGACCGCTCCCCTGTCAGACTTAGCAACGGGTCAAACGTGGGGATCAGGTTGTCGATGAAATCCGCCATTTGCCGGCGATAGTAGGA
This window harbors:
- a CDS encoding GNAT family N-acetyltransferase; translation: MSLPDGLETARLMLRAPTMGDGPAIFERWARDPDVVRYLTWGPHDSVDTVYEFLRRCQTVRESGNGMAWVLTLTGNGSPVGMLDVRPGPHGIELGYVLGRAYWNHGYMTEAVQAVAAWLLDQPRIYRVWAVCDVDNRASARVLQKAGFRQEGVLRRWTVHPNAGAEPRDCLCYARVK